Proteins encoded within one genomic window of Actinoplanes octamycinicus:
- a CDS encoding DUF1800 domain-containing protein yields MTVFEQTLHRRTAIGGAAAAGAAAVLATGTPARADSTFHTTVEPGVEFVDDLDLDPAAGLLPADPLLHLLRRATYGPSPASIAEIRRLGADAWLDRQLNPASIADPVADQLLARLPLSGLSIAEIRAKVAAGQLKQYDWTPMWQLSFAAPARAIWSERQLFEVMVDFWANHLNVTCPFGDVWDSRTDYDRTVLRKHALGTFADLLKSSARHPAMLTYLDNRFSTRLAPNENYGRELLELHTVGLEYTESDVKDAAKLLTGLTVDNATGAYRYDAANHVAGPVRILGFRHDNATTTGGESAALAFLDYLALHPSTARRIVTKLCVRFVADEPPAGLVTELVKVYLDHRSAIVPVLRALFTSAEFAASVGAKTRTPLEDLAATVRVLGYGPPPSGTKTFESLYWMARNAGQAPMYWGPPNGYPDVAAAWASPSGLLVRWNFHLSIAAGYWPADLVKPADLLTGMIGARPATYGALIDATAERLLGVRLGPDQTAALAAFYGKTPASQLKSNDPAVGWLYPYLMTMLLNSPNFALR; encoded by the coding sequence GTGACGGTTTTCGAGCAGACCCTGCACCGGCGGACCGCGATCGGCGGCGCGGCCGCGGCCGGTGCCGCCGCCGTGCTTGCCACGGGTACGCCCGCCCGCGCCGACTCCACCTTCCACACCACCGTCGAGCCCGGCGTCGAGTTCGTCGACGACCTCGACCTCGATCCGGCGGCCGGCCTGCTGCCCGCCGACCCGCTGCTGCACCTGCTGCGCCGGGCCACCTACGGGCCCAGCCCGGCCTCGATCGCCGAGATCCGCCGGCTGGGCGCGGACGCCTGGCTGGACCGGCAGCTGAACCCGGCCTCGATCGCCGACCCGGTCGCCGACCAGCTGCTCGCCCGGCTGCCGCTGAGCGGGCTGAGCATCGCGGAGATCCGCGCCAAGGTCGCCGCCGGGCAGCTCAAGCAGTACGACTGGACCCCGATGTGGCAGCTCAGCTTCGCCGCCCCGGCCCGGGCGATCTGGAGCGAGCGGCAGCTGTTCGAGGTGATGGTGGACTTCTGGGCCAACCACCTCAACGTCACCTGCCCGTTCGGCGACGTCTGGGACAGCCGTACCGACTACGACCGGACGGTGCTCCGCAAGCACGCCCTCGGCACCTTCGCCGACCTGCTCAAGAGTTCGGCCCGGCACCCGGCGATGCTCACCTACCTGGACAACCGGTTCTCCACCCGGCTGGCGCCGAACGAGAACTACGGCCGGGAGCTGCTGGAGCTGCACACCGTCGGCCTGGAGTACACCGAGTCCGACGTCAAGGACGCGGCGAAGCTGCTCACCGGGCTGACCGTGGACAACGCGACCGGGGCGTACCGGTACGACGCGGCGAACCACGTGGCCGGCCCGGTCCGGATCCTCGGCTTCCGCCACGACAACGCGACCACCACCGGTGGCGAGTCGGCCGCCCTGGCCTTCCTCGACTACCTGGCCCTGCACCCGTCGACCGCCCGCCGGATCGTCACCAAGCTGTGCGTCCGGTTCGTCGCCGACGAGCCGCCGGCCGGCCTGGTCACCGAGCTGGTCAAGGTCTACCTGGACCACCGCTCGGCGATCGTCCCGGTGCTGCGCGCGCTGTTCACCTCCGCGGAGTTCGCCGCCTCGGTCGGCGCCAAGACCCGGACGCCGCTGGAGGATCTGGCCGCCACCGTGCGGGTCCTCGGCTACGGCCCGCCGCCCAGCGGCACCAAGACCTTCGAGAGCCTCTACTGGATGGCCCGCAACGCCGGGCAGGCGCCGATGTACTGGGGGCCGCCGAACGGCTACCCGGACGTGGCCGCCGCCTGGGCCTCGCCGTCCGGGCTGCTGGTCCGGTGGAACTTCCACCTGTCGATCGCCGCCGGGTACTGGCCGGCCGACCTGGTCAAGCCGGCCGACCTGCTGACCGGGATGATCGGCGCCCGGCCGGCGACCTACGGGGCGCTGATCGACGCGACCGCGGAGCGGCTGCTCGGGGTCCGGCTCGGGCCGGACCAGACCGCCGCGCTGGCCGCCTTCTACGGCAAGACACCGGCCTCGCAACTGAAGTCCAACGATCCCGCGGTTGGCTGGTTGTACCCGTACCTGATGACGATGCTGCTGAACTCGCCGAACTTCGCACTGAGGTGA
- the malQ gene encoding 4-alpha-glucanotransferase produces MDARLEALAEAHGVATWYENYQRRRTEVAPESVIGVLGLLGVDATDPAAAPPAPRTVQPGTIVLREGQSRDLPAPAELTLEDGTTRTVDRLADLPLGWHRLGDATTVVVVPAELPKPPVTWGWMVQLYALHSADSWGIGDLGDLRSFVARCGDAGLVLLNPLHAITPVPPVAASPYSPSSRRFANPIYLRISDTAEYQRADRSVQQKIDALRPAAGELIDYTAVWTAKLAALELLWPLAEPVDLDIDPGLTDFARFCALAEIHGPDWHAWPAELRHPDNPEVRAFRSDRIAFHAWIQRLVEQQLDAAREAAAGMPVGIVHDLAVGIDPSGADGWLLQDVLAPGVRAGAPPDAFNQLGQDWGLAAWRPDTLIATGYAAYRDMLRRIFRHAGGLRVDHVAGLWRLWWVPPGMGPAEGTYVQYDPEAMLGILALEAHRAGAVVIGEDLGTVLPEMTETLERMNMLGSSVLWFVRDWDTGEFRPAADYRRNALASISTHDLPTAAGFLAGEQVEVRAELGQLAGTVEEERATWQADKAALLELLRAEGLLTSERTEDVVVAMHEFLARTPCRLVTASLYDVLLEKRQPNLPGTFDEYPNWRIPLGPDLDGVVNDPLFRKVAGILGKRNSEVDELAKGTAR; encoded by the coding sequence ATGGACGCGCGGCTCGAAGCGCTGGCCGAAGCACACGGGGTGGCCACCTGGTACGAGAACTACCAGCGCCGCCGCACCGAGGTGGCCCCGGAGTCGGTGATCGGGGTGCTGGGCCTGCTCGGCGTGGACGCCACCGACCCGGCAGCCGCACCACCGGCCCCCCGCACGGTGCAGCCCGGCACCATCGTGCTGCGCGAGGGGCAGAGCCGCGACCTGCCCGCCCCCGCCGAGCTCACCCTGGAGGACGGCACCACCCGGACCGTCGACCGGCTGGCGGACCTGCCGCTGGGCTGGCACCGGCTCGGCGACGCCACCACCGTCGTGGTGGTCCCGGCCGAGCTGCCGAAACCGCCGGTGACCTGGGGCTGGATGGTGCAGCTCTACGCCCTGCACTCGGCCGACTCGTGGGGCATCGGCGACCTCGGCGACCTGCGCTCGTTCGTGGCCCGGTGCGGGGACGCCGGGCTGGTGCTGCTGAACCCGCTGCACGCGATCACGCCGGTGCCGCCGGTCGCGGCGTCCCCGTACTCGCCGTCCAGCCGGCGCTTCGCCAACCCGATCTACCTGCGGATCTCCGACACGGCCGAGTACCAGCGGGCGGACCGGTCCGTACAGCAGAAGATCGACGCCTTGAGACCGGCGGCCGGTGAGCTGATCGACTACACCGCGGTCTGGACCGCCAAGCTGGCCGCCCTGGAACTGCTCTGGCCGCTCGCCGAACCGGTCGACCTGGACATCGACCCCGGGCTGACCGACTTCGCCCGGTTCTGCGCGCTCGCCGAGATCCACGGCCCGGACTGGCACGCGTGGCCGGCCGAGCTGCGCCACCCGGACAACCCCGAGGTGCGCGCCTTCCGGAGCGACCGGATCGCCTTCCACGCCTGGATCCAGCGCCTGGTCGAGCAGCAGCTGGACGCCGCCCGGGAGGCGGCCGCCGGGATGCCGGTCGGCATCGTGCACGACCTCGCGGTCGGCATCGACCCGTCCGGCGCGGACGGCTGGCTGCTGCAGGACGTGCTCGCCCCGGGCGTCCGGGCCGGCGCGCCGCCGGACGCGTTCAACCAGCTCGGCCAGGACTGGGGGCTGGCCGCCTGGCGCCCGGACACGCTGATCGCGACCGGCTACGCGGCCTACCGCGACATGCTCCGCCGGATCTTCCGGCACGCCGGCGGCCTGCGGGTGGACCACGTCGCCGGGCTCTGGCGGCTCTGGTGGGTGCCACCGGGGATGGGCCCGGCCGAGGGTACCTACGTGCAGTACGACCCGGAGGCGATGCTCGGCATCCTGGCGCTGGAGGCGCACCGGGCCGGCGCCGTGGTGATCGGCGAGGACCTGGGCACCGTGCTGCCGGAGATGACCGAGACGCTGGAACGGATGAACATGCTCGGCTCGTCCGTGCTCTGGTTCGTCCGGGACTGGGACACCGGCGAGTTCCGGCCCGCCGCCGACTACCGCCGCAACGCGCTGGCCAGCATCTCCACCCACGACCTGCCGACCGCGGCCGGATTCCTGGCCGGCGAGCAGGTCGAGGTCCGGGCCGAGCTGGGCCAGCTGGCCGGCACCGTCGAGGAGGAACGGGCCACCTGGCAGGCGGACAAGGCCGCGCTGCTGGAGCTGCTGCGGGCCGAGGGGCTGCTCACCTCGGAGCGGACCGAGGACGTCGTCGTCGCGATGCACGAGTTCCTGGCCCGCACCCCGTGCCGGCTGGTCACCGCCTCGCTCTACGACGTGCTGCTGGAGAAGCGGCAGCCGAACCTGCCGGGCACCTTCGACGAATACCCGAACTGGCGGATCCCGCTCGGCCCCGATCTCGACGGCGTCGTCAATGACCCGCTGTTCCGCAAGGTTGCCGGAATTCTGGGTAAGCGGAACAGCGAAGTGGACGAATTAGCGAAGGGAACCGCACGATGA
- the hisN gene encoding histidinol-phosphatase — protein sequence MAGYADDLALAHTLADSADAIAMARFRSLDLKVEAKPDLTPVSDADTAVEKSIRATLARARPRDGVLGEEFGRSEAAAGPGTRHWVIDPIDGTKNYVRGVPIWATLIALMEGDTPVVGLVSAPALGRRWWAGRGLGAFAGKHQHAATRIEVSQVRRLADASFCYASLNGWQDNGRLPQMMDILLGVWRSRAYGDFYGYMLMAEGALDAMVEPELSLWDMAALIPIITEAGGKVTDLDGRTCADKSSVIATNGLLHESVLTALTPRG from the coding sequence TCGCCGACTCGGCCGACGCCATCGCGATGGCCCGGTTCCGCTCGCTGGACCTGAAGGTCGAGGCCAAGCCCGACCTGACCCCGGTGTCCGACGCGGACACCGCGGTGGAGAAGTCGATCCGCGCCACGCTGGCCCGGGCCCGGCCGCGCGACGGCGTGCTGGGCGAGGAGTTCGGCCGGTCGGAGGCGGCGGCCGGCCCGGGCACCCGGCACTGGGTGATCGACCCGATCGACGGCACCAAGAACTATGTGCGTGGCGTGCCGATCTGGGCCACCCTGATCGCGCTGATGGAGGGCGACACCCCGGTGGTCGGCCTGGTCTCCGCCCCGGCGCTGGGCCGGCGCTGGTGGGCCGGGCGCGGGCTGGGCGCGTTCGCCGGCAAGCACCAGCACGCGGCCACCCGGATCGAGGTCTCCCAGGTGCGCAGGCTGGCCGACGCGAGCTTCTGTTACGCCAGCCTGAACGGCTGGCAGGACAACGGCCGGCTGCCCCAGATGATGGACATCCTGCTCGGGGTCTGGCGCAGCCGGGCCTACGGCGACTTCTACGGCTACATGCTGATGGCCGAGGGCGCGCTGGACGCGATGGTCGAGCCGGAGCTGTCGCTGTGGGACATGGCCGCGCTGATCCCGATCATCACCGAGGCCGGCGGCAAGGTGACCGACCTGGACGGCCGCACCTGCGCGGACAAGTCCTCGGTGATCGCCACCAACGGCCTGCTGCACGAGAGCGTGCTGACCGCCCTGACCCCGCGGGGCTGA
- a CDS encoding glycoside hydrolase family 16 protein has translation MRKSRFFLAAAVVALTLGAGLTVASRSDTAEAAVVWNEDFNGAAGTGVDTSKWNFDTGGSGFGNQELQYYTSGTSNVAMDGQGHLVITARKGSGGHNDCWNGTCQFTSGRIQTAGKFTQQYGHVEARIQVPNGSGLWPAFWMLGGGNWPTDGEIDIMEIVGRDPNRLFGTLHGPGYSGGASYGGQLVAGSPWYQAFHNYAVDWSPNLIVWTVDGQEYFRATPASLKAAKGNVNWVYEHPFFIILNLAVGGNFGQGNPASLPAESKMLIDYVHVSTSTSGTTPPPSTGGTALKSNFSNRCIDIPGGNPVDGARLQTWDCNGSTAQKWTFNSDGTLRALGKCMDPAGGALANGTPIQLVTCNGNPVQRFTLSAAGDLVNVSANRCVDVKDNNAANGAQLQLWDCAGTANQKWSRA, from the coding sequence ATGCGCAAGTCCCGGTTCTTCCTCGCGGCGGCGGTCGTCGCGTTGACCTTGGGCGCCGGTCTGACCGTCGCCTCCCGCAGTGACACCGCCGAGGCGGCCGTCGTCTGGAACGAAGACTTCAACGGCGCGGCCGGCACCGGCGTCGACACCTCCAAGTGGAACTTCGACACCGGCGGCAGCGGCTTCGGCAACCAGGAGCTGCAGTACTACACCAGCGGCACCAGCAACGTCGCGATGGACGGCCAGGGTCACCTGGTGATCACCGCCCGCAAGGGCAGCGGCGGGCACAACGACTGCTGGAACGGCACCTGCCAGTTCACCTCCGGCCGGATCCAGACCGCCGGCAAGTTCACCCAGCAGTACGGGCACGTCGAGGCCCGGATCCAGGTGCCGAACGGCTCCGGTCTGTGGCCGGCCTTCTGGATGCTCGGCGGCGGCAACTGGCCGACCGACGGCGAGATCGACATCATGGAGATCGTCGGCCGGGACCCCAACCGGCTGTTCGGCACGCTGCACGGCCCCGGTTACTCCGGCGGCGCCTCGTACGGCGGTCAGCTGGTCGCCGGCTCCCCGTGGTACCAGGCCTTCCACAACTACGCGGTGGACTGGTCGCCGAACCTGATCGTCTGGACCGTGGACGGCCAGGAGTACTTCCGCGCCACCCCGGCCTCGCTGAAGGCCGCCAAGGGCAACGTGAACTGGGTCTACGAGCACCCGTTCTTCATCATCCTGAACCTCGCGGTCGGCGGTAACTTCGGCCAGGGCAACCCGGCGAGCCTGCCCGCCGAGAGCAAGATGCTGATCGACTACGTGCACGTCAGCACCTCGACCAGCGGCACCACGCCGCCGCCGTCCACCGGGGGCACCGCGCTGAAGAGCAACTTCAGCAACCGCTGCATCGACATCCCGGGCGGCAACCCGGTCGACGGCGCCCGGCTGCAGACCTGGGACTGCAACGGCTCCACCGCCCAGAAGTGGACCTTCAACAGCGACGGCACGCTGCGCGCGCTCGGCAAGTGCATGGACCCGGCCGGCGGCGCGCTGGCCAACGGCACCCCGATCCAGCTGGTCACCTGCAACGGCAACCCGGTCCAGCGGTTCACTCTGTCGGCCGCCGGCGACCTGGTGAACGTGTCGGCCAACCGCTGCGTCGACGTCAAGGACAACAACGCGGCGAACGGCGCCCAGCTGCAGCTCTGGGACTGCGCCGGCACGGCCAACCAGAAGTGGAGCAGAGCTTGA
- a CDS encoding DUF1501 domain-containing protein has translation MKTVTCCDKGRRRFLKTTALGALAGLAGSQLDTQLAFAADPAYSGDVLVLLSLRGGFDGLSAVVPAGDPAYYAARPTIGVPKAQLIGGGTFFGLHPALAPLLPHWTAGSLAAVHAVGQPAPNRSHFSAMEELERAAPGTSVRTGWLSRMLGSFGAHDPFDAIAMGTARPARVLAGPVPHLSLTSIDGLALTGDDATKPVAATMAALYRDAPPALAQTAGQLTGALERGRELRAAGYTPANGAAYPDTELGAALRDVARLIKADAGLMTATVDSGDWDMHENVGIAAPGRRMHDQLAKLAAALAAFATDLGADGLRRVTVITISEFGRRVTQNGSAGLDHGYGNAMFVLGGGVRGGRVYGTWPGLGAAQLRDGDLAVTTDYRAVIGEILRARCGVGDLSTVFPGVAASSLGLVTAR, from the coding sequence GTGAAGACTGTGACCTGTTGTGACAAGGGCCGCCGCCGGTTCCTCAAGACGACCGCGCTGGGCGCGCTCGCCGGGCTGGCCGGCTCGCAGCTCGACACCCAGCTGGCGTTCGCCGCCGACCCGGCGTACTCCGGCGACGTGCTGGTGCTGCTCTCGCTGCGCGGCGGGTTCGACGGGCTGTCCGCGGTGGTGCCGGCCGGCGACCCGGCCTACTATGCCGCCCGGCCGACCATCGGGGTGCCGAAGGCGCAACTGATCGGCGGCGGGACCTTCTTCGGGCTGCACCCGGCGCTGGCGCCGCTGCTGCCCCACTGGACCGCGGGCTCGCTGGCCGCGGTGCACGCGGTCGGGCAGCCGGCCCCGAACCGGTCGCACTTCTCCGCGATGGAGGAGCTGGAGCGGGCCGCGCCGGGCACCTCGGTGCGGACCGGCTGGCTGAGCCGGATGCTCGGCTCGTTCGGCGCGCACGACCCGTTCGACGCGATCGCGATGGGCACCGCCCGGCCGGCCCGGGTGCTCGCCGGCCCGGTGCCGCACCTGAGCCTCACCTCGATCGACGGGCTCGCGCTGACCGGCGACGACGCGACCAAGCCGGTCGCGGCCACGATGGCGGCCCTCTACCGGGACGCGCCGCCGGCGCTGGCGCAGACCGCCGGGCAGCTGACCGGCGCGCTGGAGCGGGGCCGGGAGCTGCGGGCGGCCGGGTACACCCCGGCCAACGGCGCGGCCTACCCGGACACCGAGCTGGGCGCGGCGCTGCGCGACGTGGCCCGGCTGATCAAGGCGGACGCCGGGCTGATGACCGCGACCGTGGACTCCGGCGACTGGGACATGCACGAGAACGTGGGCATCGCGGCGCCCGGCCGGCGGATGCACGACCAGCTGGCCAAGCTGGCCGCCGCGCTCGCCGCGTTCGCCACCGACCTGGGCGCCGACGGGCTGCGCCGGGTCACCGTGATCACGATCAGCGAGTTCGGCCGGCGGGTCACCCAGAACGGGTCCGCCGGGCTCGACCACGGGTACGGCAACGCGATGTTCGTACTCGGCGGCGGGGTGCGCGGCGGCCGGGTCTACGGGACCTGGCCGGGCCTGGGCGCCGCCCAGCTGCGCGACGGCGACCTGGCGGTGACCACCGACTACCGAGCGGTGATCGGCGAGATCCTGCGCGCCCGGTGCGGGGTCGGCGACCTGTCCACGGTCTTCCCGGGCGTCGCGGCGTCCTCGCTGGGCCTGGTCACGGCTCGCTAG
- a CDS encoding chitosanase — protein MRTGSRRSMALGGGIAVLLCVPPAVSVAANASADVLLSRGRPALASSTLSVAWLASSAVDGGTGTRWASGAGPGTQWLRVDLGAAQEVSRVRLHWASAYAKGYRVQLSDNGATWTDAYRTGTGNGGVDDLRNLRGHGRYLRVLATQRATPGGYSLWDLRAYGPGPAARVPEAGAVPSAATPPAAAALTAGGKKETAFQLVSSAENSTLNWRGEFDYIEDLGDGRGYTAGIVGFCSGTGDMLDLVTDYTRRSPSNRLAGYLPALRAVDGTASHRGLDPGFVAAWRAAAKDPVFQKAQQDARDRMYFTPAVRLAQADGLRALGQFAYYDAAVMHGVSGLRAIRERAVRAGKTPSQGGDEIAYLGAFLDARDAEMRREAAHSDTTRVDTAQRVFLRGSNLDLVAPLTWHVYGDKYTIKR, from the coding sequence ATGCGGACGGGTAGCAGGCGATCGATGGCGCTCGGCGGCGGGATCGCGGTGCTGCTCTGCGTCCCGCCGGCCGTCTCGGTGGCCGCGAACGCGTCCGCCGACGTGCTGCTCAGCCGGGGCCGCCCGGCGCTCGCCTCGTCGACGCTGAGCGTGGCCTGGCTGGCCTCGTCGGCGGTGGACGGCGGCACCGGCACCCGGTGGGCCAGCGGGGCCGGGCCGGGCACCCAGTGGCTGCGGGTCGACCTGGGCGCGGCGCAGGAGGTGAGCCGGGTGCGGCTGCACTGGGCCTCGGCGTACGCCAAGGGGTACCGGGTGCAGCTCTCCGACAACGGGGCGACCTGGACCGACGCGTACCGGACCGGGACCGGCAACGGCGGGGTGGACGACCTGCGCAACCTCCGCGGGCACGGACGTTACCTGCGGGTGCTGGCCACCCAGCGGGCCACGCCGGGCGGCTATTCGCTGTGGGACCTGCGGGCGTACGGGCCGGGTCCGGCCGCCCGGGTGCCCGAGGCGGGCGCCGTGCCGAGTGCGGCGACCCCGCCGGCGGCCGCCGCGCTGACCGCCGGGGGCAAGAAGGAGACCGCGTTCCAGCTGGTCTCCAGTGCGGAGAACTCGACGCTGAACTGGCGCGGCGAGTTCGACTACATCGAGGACCTGGGCGACGGGCGGGGCTACACGGCCGGCATCGTCGGGTTCTGCTCGGGCACCGGGGACATGCTCGACCTGGTCACCGACTACACCCGGCGGTCGCCGTCGAACCGGCTGGCGGGCTATCTGCCGGCGCTGCGCGCGGTGGACGGCACCGCCTCGCACCGGGGGCTGGACCCGGGCTTCGTGGCCGCCTGGCGGGCCGCCGCCAAGGACCCGGTGTTCCAGAAGGCGCAGCAGGACGCGCGGGACCGGATGTACTTCACGCCGGCGGTCCGGCTGGCCCAGGCGGACGGGCTGCGGGCGCTGGGCCAGTTCGCCTACTACGACGCGGCGGTGATGCACGGCGTCTCCGGGTTGCGGGCGATCCGCGAGCGGGCGGTCCGGGCCGGCAAGACGCCGTCCCAGGGCGGTGACGAGATCGCCTACCTGGGCGCTTTCCTGGACGCCCGGGACGCCGAGATGCGGCGCGAGGCCGCGCACAGTGACACCACCCGGGTGGACACCGCGCAACGGGTCTTCCTGCGCGGCAGCAACCTCGACCTGGTGGCGCCGCTGACCTGGCACGTCTACGGCGACAAATACACCATCAAACGATAA
- a CDS encoding ATP-binding protein → MPSEVRHLVNRDQSFPLVRLTGVLDADTAAPVRSTLLDVLAGQPEAVVVDVAGLRVLQADALSVLREVLDETRDWPAARLALCCPGDANGTAWESTGWPVWPDRAGAFAALGSPDQGRRVSLELEPVVGAARRARGMITETCLRWELAELAGDACIVATEMVNNVVAHAHTRMWVLLARHGDTLSVAVRDESPVLPRFAGPVAPTAYGGRGLLLIDSVAVRWGRLALAGGKVVWAHLDPERITV, encoded by the coding sequence ATGCCGAGCGAGGTTCGTCATCTGGTGAACCGCGACCAGAGCTTCCCGCTGGTCCGGCTGACCGGGGTGCTCGACGCGGACACCGCCGCGCCGGTCCGTTCCACCCTTCTCGACGTGCTGGCCGGTCAGCCGGAGGCGGTGGTGGTCGACGTGGCCGGCCTCCGGGTGCTGCAGGCCGACGCGCTGTCCGTGCTGCGTGAGGTGCTCGACGAGACCCGGGACTGGCCGGCCGCACGGCTCGCGCTCTGTTGTCCCGGCGACGCGAACGGCACGGCCTGGGAGTCGACCGGCTGGCCGGTCTGGCCGGACCGGGCCGGCGCGTTCGCCGCGCTGGGCAGCCCGGACCAGGGCCGCCGGGTCAGCCTGGAGCTGGAGCCGGTGGTCGGGGCGGCCCGGCGGGCCCGCGGCATGATCACCGAGACCTGTCTGCGCTGGGAGCTGGCCGAGCTGGCCGGGGACGCCTGCATCGTGGCCACCGAGATGGTCAACAACGTGGTGGCGCACGCGCACACCCGGATGTGGGTGCTGCTGGCCCGGCACGGCGACACGCTGAGCGTGGCGGTGCGGGACGAGTCGCCGGTGCTGCCCCGGTTCGCCGGCCCGGTGGCGCCGACCGCGTACGGCGGGCGTGGCCTGCTGCTGATCGACTCGGTGGCGGTCCGCTGGGGCCGGCTGGCGCTGGCCGGCGGCAAGGTCGTCTGGGCACATCTGGACCCGGAACGGATCACGGTATGA
- a CDS encoding DUF5709 domain-containing protein, translated as MRDNDYPTEVTDPEASGLPDTADDDSTAYDEVDSGRWADGPDPAALAGVGPGGSNRFGDTAEEQRQGEGLDRRLRQEEPDVGAEDPLPPRRDPVDETVDDSERERFDRDVWGDSPTSDPDSPVSLYDDGQLDEDSPGRVGRLVAPDGGSGLDDEPDSVAWDAGAAGGGASAEELAMHETRAPDYD; from the coding sequence ATGCGAGACAACGACTACCCCACCGAGGTGACCGATCCGGAGGCCTCCGGCCTGCCGGACACCGCCGACGACGACTCCACCGCGTACGACGAGGTGGACAGCGGCCGATGGGCCGACGGCCCGGACCCGGCGGCGCTGGCCGGGGTCGGCCCGGGCGGGTCGAACCGGTTCGGCGACACCGCGGAGGAGCAACGCCAGGGTGAGGGGCTCGACCGGCGGCTGCGCCAGGAGGAGCCGGACGTCGGTGCCGAGGACCCGCTCCCGCCGCGCCGCGATCCGGTCGACGAGACGGTCGACGACTCCGAGCGGGAGCGGTTCGACCGGGACGTGTGGGGCGACAGCCCGACCTCCGACCCGGACTCGCCGGTCTCGCTCTACGACGACGGCCAGCTCGACGAGGACAGCCCGGGCCGGGTCGGCCGGCTGGTCGCCCCGGACGGCGGCTCCGGCCTGGACGACGAGCCGGACAGCGTGGCCTGGGACGCCGGGGCGGCCGGCGGTGGCGCGAGCGCCGAGGAGCTGGCCATGCACGAGACCCGCGCCCCGGACTACGACTGA
- a CDS encoding antitoxin, which yields MSFLDKAKDFADEHDKQVDQGLEKAGDQVDERTGNKYSEQVDRGVDEAQKRTGAGDTQP from the coding sequence ATGAGCTTCCTCGACAAGGCCAAGGACTTCGCCGACGAGCACGACAAGCAGGTGGACCAGGGCCTGGAGAAGGCCGGCGACCAGGTCGACGAGCGCACCGGCAACAAGTACTCGGAGCAGGTCGACCGGGGCGTCGACGAGGCGCAGAAGCGGACCGGGGCCGGCGACACCCAGCCCTAA
- a CDS encoding carbohydrate-binding protein: protein MRHGARWLRSLLAAAVVVSGLTMSGVARAETVSKTVFSDGFGGARGTGVDPAKWAGDTGGPWRDGDGHLVLGSWLYTATTFTQDSGHASARIRAGRTGAAWATFGILGDQGQYLSGSVQTLGDDGVDDYDFHTYAIDWTATSFVWSVDGRQVLRLIPDTAGQPFRLALNLGGGGRYSSGILIDSVSVTVKVVVADPWKVHTTYRVGDHVTYRGATYLVKALHTALPGWQPGRVPALFEKI from the coding sequence GTGCGTCACGGTGCCCGGTGGCTGCGGTCGCTGCTGGCGGCCGCGGTCGTCGTCTCCGGCTTGACCATGTCCGGCGTCGCGCGGGCCGAGACGGTCAGCAAGACCGTGTTCAGCGACGGTTTCGGCGGCGCCCGCGGCACCGGGGTGGACCCGGCCAAGTGGGCCGGCGACACCGGCGGCCCGTGGCGGGACGGCGACGGGCACCTGGTGCTGGGCTCATGGCTGTACACCGCGACCACCTTCACCCAGGACTCCGGGCACGCCTCGGCGCGGATCCGGGCCGGCCGGACCGGCGCCGCCTGGGCCACCTTCGGCATCCTCGGCGACCAGGGGCAGTACCTGTCCGGCTCGGTGCAGACGCTGGGCGACGACGGGGTGGACGACTACGACTTCCACACCTACGCGATCGACTGGACGGCGACGTCGTTCGTCTGGTCGGTGGACGGCCGGCAGGTGCTGCGGCTCATCCCGGACACCGCCGGGCAGCCGTTCCGGCTCGCGCTGAACCTGGGCGGCGGCGGGCGGTACTCCAGCGGGATCCTGATCGACTCGGTGAGCGTCACGGTGAAGGTCGTGGTGGCCGATCCGTGGAAGGTGCACACCACGTACCGGGTCGGTGACCACGTGACCTATCGCGGCGCGACGTACCTGGTGAAAGCCCTGCACACCGCCCTGCCGGGCTGGCAGCCGGGCCGGGTGCCGGCGCTGTTCGAAAAAATCTGA